The DNA sequence GTTGATACACCACTTTGGAAAGTAACGTGGCCACGTCTTTTAAAGAAGTGTGCACTTAGCGTGTGACCTGGCCATTGCACTCCTAGCTGCACCCACAAGATGTGTCCATACAAACAAAgatctgtacacaaatgtttatagcagctttgttgGTGATAAGCAcagaaactgaaaacaacttACACATCCATctacaggtgaatggataaaccaattATGGTCCCTCCATACAATGGAACAAACCATGAATACCTGCAGCACCATGAGGAATCTGGAAAACATGCTGAGTGacaagaagccagacacaaatgagTACACTCTTGTATGGTTCCACTTACATGCAGATGGACAGAAGAGCAACATGcaatgacagaaaacagatcagggTGGCCTGGGACCAGGGGCGGCAATGGGGCTTAACCGTCAGGAGGCATACGGAATTTGGTGGTGGAGGGTGCGGTGATGGGAAAGTCATTTACCTTTGATTGTGGGGTGAGAGTTGCAAGAGTGTGTACGTTAGTCCAAACTCACTGAACCGCGTGCTTAAAGCAGGTGCATTTTCTATTGAAGTAAATTAAACCTCACTtcagtagattttaaaaatgaaaaccgaACCACAAAAGCCTAGATTAGGAGTCTTTAATTTGGGCTGTGATCCTGTCTACTGTCTCCACTGAGGGGACCTTTCAGTAAGTCACTCGACAGTtcaagcctctgtttcttcagatGTAAGACAGGAATCACGGGAGACCCCTCATGGTGTCACCGTCTGTTACATGAGCTGACGATAACACTGATCCTCATTGAAGACTTACGCGCCAGGCCATTCTAATTGCTTTGCTGCAGCGCGTTCCCCTTGAGACACTGCAGAGCATCGCACACACGTAAGTTAGTGTTTCCAGCACCCTGGAGCTGCTGCTTGTTCAGTTTTTGACCAGGGTAAACATGCCCAGAAAAACAAACGCAGAAGACCACAAGTGGTGGTACCGTGAACCacactgccctcctccaccacacaGGAGTGGTGACTGGGGAGGTGGCCCACGAGCCTACGAGGAGAACAGGGGCGCTTCTCCGCGTTTATGGAGACCCTGGATGGCCTCTGTGGGGTCGCCCACAGTGTTATCTATGCCCGGGGAAGAGGTAGCTTTTCCCATTCGGCATTTGTCCAGGATATTCAGTCAGCACTTCTGCAGCTGGTGAGCCAGACAGGCAGATGCGCTCAGCACGAACAGCTGTGGTTTCCAGGTAGTTAATGATGATGTTATCATTAGTAGTATTTTTATCAACATATCATTGTGCAGATGAGGCAGCCAGAACTAAGGGGGATTGTCCTTTCCCCAAAGTCCCCATGCTAGCCAGATTTTCTAATGCTTCCACCATGCATCCTCCAGTTCCCTGTGATTTGAGGAGTTCTGAGCTAGGATTCTGATGAATGAATTCCCAAGGAATGAAAATGTATATGTCCAGGTCAGAAAACTACCAGAAATTCTAACATTAGACTTTAAGTTAAAGAGatgtattgatttctttttaatgggaGCAGATGATGAATTCCGGACTGGGGAATGTGGGAATGCCTTCCCCGTTCTTTCCTACAGTAAACAGATGTGAAATGAGCACTTAGAAGGatctggaggaggaaaagagtCATCAGCAGGTCCTTGCGCCTCAGGGGCCAGTCTTGTCTGTTTCCCTGCAGACTGCCTTCCCGTGAGGTCTTGCTCCCCAGCCTTCCTGACCTTGGGCTCCATTTCTCCTCCCCTAGTGTGCACCAAAGGGCAGGTGGTGAGCGGCCAGTACCGGATGCTTGCAAAGCATGGGGGCTATGTGtggctggagacccaggggacCGTCATCTACAACCCTCGCAACCTGCAGCCCCAGTGCATCATGTGTGTGAACTACGTCCTGAGGTGAGCATGTGACGGCTCCCCGGACTGAGAGCAGCAGGTTCTGGGAGGGCAGACCTGCTAGAACCAGGCACTATTTCCGGGGGCTCTTTGCAGCGCTGATCCTTAGGACCCAGAGGATTCCCGTGGCTGTCTCAGGAACTACAGGGATTTCCCCTGCACAGTGTTGTTTTCTTCCCTGCATCTTCCCCCATGCTTGTCCTCTGTGTCATGCCCCTGACCCATTTGGGGAGGCAGAAAGCATAGTTGTCACTTaataagtattttctaaattgGGGACAAGGAAAGAGGATGGCTTGTCCTTTCCAGGAGAAGATGTAATACCTCCACTCCATAGTGTCTGGGAAGAAAGTTGGAGGCGGTCACACTCTAGAGTAGCAAAACAAAAGCTCTCCAACCTACATACACAGTGCAGCCCACACACAATAAGAAAAAGCATCCGAGACGCATCCACAGCCAGATGGCACTCTCAGGATGGCTGCCGCTGTGACTCCAGGCATCACTGGGTGGTTCCTTACAAAGTGCTGGCACAGGCCCAGACCCATATGTTTGGCTGAAAGGTTTAGCTCTGGTATTCCATGGGTCTGTGGGTATAAAAGGATTTTGCTAGAAAGTATGGAAGGTCTGATGCACCCCTTGTCCCATCAGCGAGATCGAGAAGAACGATGTGGTGTTCTCCATGGACCAGACCGAATCCCTGTTCAAGCCGCACCTGATGACCATGAGCAGCATCTTTGACAACAGCAGTGAGGCGGCTGTGTCTGAGCAGAGTAACTACCTGTTCACCAAGCTGAAGGAGGAGCCGGAGGAGCTGGCCCAGCTGGCCCCCACTGCAGGGGACGCCATCATTTCCCTGGACTTCGGTGGGTGCTTCTTAGCTGAAAGGGGCCTGCTGAAGCCCCTCGGGGTGGGAGGCGGTTCGCAGGCTAACAGGCTTCCGCTTTTCCTTTCCGATTTTCCCCGGCCCCTCCTGAGTCTTGTGAATGTGGCCAGACTGTGCTGAGCCCCAAAGAACACCACATGGTCCTGCTTCTGCCTTTACAAAGTGCTGATGCGGTGGGGTTACAGGGGACCCTCTCCTGAGGAGTCAGCTGATTTTCTGGCCCAGGCAGTGAGAGTCTGAGAcgagggagggggcagcaggagaGATGGCCTGAGACCACTTGGCCCTTGAAGGACCGATTGCTTGTTTAGGTAGAGGGCCAGGCCCAAACGGCAGGAGAAACAATTCCAGAGAAGTGGATGGAGAAAAGATTCTGGCCCAGGATGAAGCCCTCATATGCCcggtttctttaaaatgtttacctGTCCAGTGGAGAGACTTGTCCTGTGGCCCCAGGCAGGATTTGCAGGCCTGGTCCCCCTCCCATGCTGGACGCACCTTCCCTGTGAACTGGGAGGCGCATTGCTCGCAGGTAGGGGCCCCCCACTCCTCCCGCAGCTTTGCATGGCTGCCACAGTGCCAGCAGCACACCTCTGTGCTCACCCTGCACCATCTTGGTCCCTTTAGAAGAGCTCCGGAGAGGCCACGTGAGGACTGCAACCTCAGAAACTATAAAGGGCAGTGGCCCCAGGACAACCGGTCTTCCAGCGTCCCTATTTTGTGGCAGAACTGAGGCAGATTGTCCCGTTTTCCTCTTATAACTCCCTCTTCCTCAACATTCCCAACCTCCTGTCAAGGAAGTGAGTGCTAGGACCTGTAGTCTCTGAAAATGACGTGGTCCAGGAGGGTGTTCCCTTCAAAGGGAGCCTGTTCATGGACTCACAGAACCAGTAATGGGCCCGTGGTCACAGCCAGGCATCGGAGCATGGAGGGCCTAGCCCAGGTACCCCTTCAGACCCTTCAaggcctctctgtgcttcctttgGGCTTTTTCTACTCAGGGGTGAGCCCAGGGATTGTGGGGGTTACCTGGCCAGGCCCTTGTCTACACAGGGAGCCAGAACTTCGAGAAGTCCTCAGCCTACAGTAGTGCCCTCCTGCCCCCGAGCCAGCCGTGGTCCAGAGAGCTGAGGAGCCACAGCACCCAGAGCGAGGCCGGGAGCCTGCCCGCCTTCACTGTGCCCCAATCGGCTGTCTCCGGGAGTGCCACCCCAAGtgccaccagcagcagcagcagctgctccACGGTGAGCACCCTGCCTTGGGGTGAGGACACTGCAAGGGTGGGCTGCTCTTTCTGGCTGCTCCAGGATGGCTGAGTAGATGCCCCAGACAGGAATCCTGCCTGCATCTCCCTCAGGTTACCCGGAGTCCCCTAGGGCGGGGATGTCCCTCACTGGCCACCTGTTCGCTCTTAATATCTGTCTGTACCCCCCTTTATCTAAAGGATAAGTTTGTTGAGGGTGGGGGCTGAgttgctcacagcttggagcccgtGGCTTATTCCTGGGCAGGGCGGGAACTATCCCACTCaagaacgccccccccccccgcccccagccacaGCCTTCTTGTAAGGACTGGTCCCTCTATACCTACTTGTTCCGTGGAATGGGGTTGAATCTGTGGGTCCAGAAGTATATTTCTCCTTTCGCCTTGGACTTCCGGGAAGACCCATGTCATACTCTTGGTCACCTTCcttcctggcccccagcccagcagccctgGAGACTATTACACATCTCTGAATGACGACCTGAAGATTGAAGTGATCGAGAAGCTCTTCACCATAGATACGGAGGCAAAGGACCAGGGCGGCACCCAGGTAGGCGGCCATGGAGCCTCACCCCCGTTCTCGCAGCCTCGTCCCTTTGTGCGGAGACCAGGGGGACCACTTGGCCAAGGCCCTGGTCTTAAAGGGGAAGGAGCACTGGTGGTTAGCCCCTTTTCCCACCTCGGCCTTGCATGCCAGCTCCACTCTTGCATTCTTTAAAGAAGCCCTCTGTTTTGAGAGCATATCTAGATTTGTGAGCCATTTATAAGGAATAATTACTCTCCTCAGAAACAACTTCACCTTAGGGTTCTGTAATGATGGTTTTTATTTGAGATGCCTTTAAAAATGACAGGTGTCTTCTTTTCCACACAATGTTTCAGGAATGCACGTCTTACAGAAGGGCCAGTGTTATTGGAAGTTATAAAATCAGGGAGAGGTGGGTGGATGTTTCACAAAGCACCAGGAAGAATTAAGCCCCCTTTTCTCAGTCCCAGTTATTCTCACAAATCTCACCTTGCTGTTCAGTTGGTGTCTTTGCCCTGCCTCCCACAAGCTCCTGCAATTCTGCAAAACTTCCTCAGTGCTTAGGCCCGTGCTGGGGCCAATAAAGCTGTTTCTGGCTCCTGAGAGGCCCCTGTGTGCGCCCCAGGGGCAGTCACCCCAGGCAGGGTAGTCAGGAATGGCCCTTGGGTGCCATGGGCAGGGGCGGCAGGCTGGGGCTCAGGCTGAAGAGAGGGTGAACCCCTGGGAAGGTTAGCATCACCTGCAGGGAGACACGTACATGGGCAACGAACTGAGGTGCTAAAGTGCAGGGACGGAGGACAGGGCtgtgaggggcagacaggggcCGGCCTGGCCTTCTCGAGGGGGCACCAGCCTTACCGCTCCTTTGCCGCTGCTCTGTCCTCAGACGGACTTCAGTGAGCTGGACTTGGAGACCCTGGCCCCCTACATCCCCATGGACGGGGAGGACTTCCAGCTCAGTCCCATCTGCCCCGAGGAGACGCTGCTGCAGGAGAAGCCACAGTCGACCCCGCAGAACTGCTTCAGCACCATGAGCAGCATCTTCCAGCCGCTGGCCCGTGGGGCCTCCCATGGCCCTCTCCTCCTGGACAAGTATCAACAGCAGCTGGGCAGCAAGAAGATAGAGCCCGAGCACCAGCCCATGTCCTCCATCTTCTTTGATGGTGGGAGTAAAGTGTCCCTGCCCCCGTGCTGTGGCCAAGCCAgcacccctctctcctccatGGGAGGCAGATCCAGCACACAGTGGCCCCCTGATCCGCCATTACATTTTGGGTCCACAAAGTGGCCTGTTATGGAAGAGCACACAGAGGCCTTGGGGGCATCACCGTTGGGGTCCCCCATCAACTCACCCCATCTCGCTGTGTTCAAGAAACGGTAAGTGGCAGAGACCCCCACTGTCAGAGGTAGGGGCCCAGAAAGGTTCTggtctcctccccttctctgtacTCAGAATCTGGATGCTTTGGGGGAGTCACCCCCCGGTATGTGAGGCCTTAGGCAGGATACATTTCTATCAGGGCTGGAGACCAAGAGGGCACCGAGGCCAAGAGAAGGGCCTGCTGAGGGCCTTGAACCCCATCGTCTCTCCCTTCAGACCAGGGTTCATCAGCTGAGCCACAGAATGCAAAGAATGATTTAAGTGACTCTTCTTAGTTCTCTCCTCAAACTGattgagaaaagcaaaaagatgCCCTTGATTCTCCCTGCCTTTTGCCTTCCCCATGTCTCACGGCAACAACATCTTTGGGCCCCATGCCAACCAGCGGGGGCGCTCAGTGGGTAACTGTCCTGGCAgtgcaggggagagacagggcagAGGACTTAAAGACAGATGCAATATGGTCAGGCTTAAAGGCTGTCGGGTACAGCTGGGCCAGCAGGCCGATGTGGAGGGGGTTACAGAtgatctgagccatcagcatcTCAAgcaccctgcccctcctctgggacTCTGCCCTTTGGGTCTTAGAGCCAACACAGTCAACTATTCATTCTGGAAGAGGCCCCAGAGGCCcggagagcaggggaaggccctggggtggggctcCCCACTCTATCACAGCTCACGCTCTTGGGCTTGGCAGGTCTGCAAAGGGCTTTGGGCCCCAGGGCCCGGATGTGATGAGCCCGGCCATGGTAGCCCTGTCCAACAAGCTGAAGCTGAAGCGGCAGCGCGAGTGTGAGGAGCAAGCCTTCCAGGACCTGAGTGGGGTGAGCCGCCTGCCCGGCGGGGCCTGGGGACAGAGATGTGGGCAGAGACAGCCCAAGAGCAGAGGTCCGCCCTGGATAGACACTCTCACGGTGGCTGTGAGGAGTGGCAGGGGGGGATGCAGCCTTTCCGAGAGAGCACCCCACTCCCTGCCGCCTCAAGCTGAGGCCCGGGTCTCATGTCTTCTCACCTCTAGTTCCAGGGGGACCCATCTGGCAGCAGCACTTCTCATCAGCTGTGGAAAAGGATGAAGAGCTTCATGGGCACCATGAACTGCCCTTTGATGCCCGACAAGCTGCTGAGTGCAAGTCTCCCCAATGGTAAGCAGCAGGCCCCCGCCTCCCGGGGAGAGGGGGCCTGCAGTCTCAGTGCTGCACCCCTGAGCCTTGATGGAACAGGGTGGTGGCCTGAGCACCCCCTTTCCACTCTCGCTCAGTCAGAaagctctgggctctgctggCTTGCTCTGAGCACCTTTTGTGAAGgaggggggctgctgggggcctcACAGCCCCTCCCCGTCCTCGGCCCAGCACCGCCCTCACACACCAGCCTTGGTTTTTCAGATGAGTTCACCCAACGACCCCTGAGGGGCGGAGGGCAGCCCCTGAGACATCTGGCCCCGCTGCCGTCTGCCATGAGCCCCGGGGAGAACGCCAGGAGTGGGTTCCCCCCGCAGTGCTGCGCCCCCCCGTACCAGGACTACAGCCTGCCATCGGCTCCCACGGTGTCAGGTGAGTGGGCTCTGGAACTGGAGCCACACACAGGGCAGCCTATACTGCCTTTCCTTTACTGCCACAGGGGCCCTGTGCCCTCAGGGCTTCAGAAGGGACATCCAGGGATCTTTGGACCTATGAGTCCccgagcctgtctttggatcagGGTTTCACGTGGCATTAGTGCCCACTGCTCATGCCCATAGTGTGGGGGCACTGCTCTGCCTTCACTCTGAGCAGAGGATGAGCCCAGAGAATGTGCTGCTATGGGGCAGCCCCGGGAGCactgtggggttggggggggcccTGCTCCTGGCCCCTGTTCTCTGATGACCGCCCTCCTTCCTGAGCCGCCATCTTACAAAACAGACCCCATCACCAAAGGTTACTGTTTGGCATGAATAGAACTTGTGGTTTGGGGGAACCCCTGGTTGgtactgtgtttttaaaacttttcattctttcagGCATGGCGAGTCGGCTGCTCGGGCCCTCCTTTGAGCCCTACCTGTTGCCTGAATTGACCAGATATGACTGTGAGGTGAATGTCCCTGTGCTAGGAAGCTCCACGCTCCTGCAAGGAGGGGACCTCCTCAGGGCCCTGGACCAGGCCACCTGAGCCAGGGCCCTCCCCTGCGCAGGCCCCAGCCCGCGCCGCCCCGCCAGCTTCACTCTCTCCGTCTATTTTTGCAACTAGGTATCTCTAACAACAACACACCTTTTACAAGATGTACCTACCGGGCGACCTTGCCCATGTCACCACGTAGTGGCCTTTTTCTTAAGATGCTCACTTTAGTGTCTGTATTTTCAAGATCCACCGTTGTTTTCCCTGCTGTGTTTTATTCTGTCAAtgaaatgttcttaaattttgtaagatttttctTCCCCACCCTCAATTACTTCTAATTTATATTATTCATGGGTccctctgtctcgctctctctcacacacaatatCCATACTAACGAGTTTTGTGTACATTTGTTCTCTTGTAGGGAAAGCTTTGGCTTCGTTTAACTAAAAAGGTCTGGTGGTTGTtgccaaagagaaacaaaataattttgctttccaAGCTTGATTTTTCGTGGCTTCTTCATCTCAAagcccttctcctttcttttttaaaactaatcaCCATATAATAAatttccatcttctcttctctACTTAAGCTGACTCTGACTCTAATTTTGACAcaacttttggggaaaaaaagaaatgtgaagggTGAACTCTAGCATATGTGGTGATCTGTTGCAGAGCGTGGCTTTTCCCCCACATTCAGTGGATTTGTTTGGtaattattattcaaaaatataacagagttttttaaaaagaaaagttctttctGGGCTAAATGTTTATCATATATATGGGTACTTTGTAATATCTAAAAACTTAGAAACGGAAATGGAATCCTGCTCACGAACTCACTTTAAGATCCTTTTTAAGCTGtccatcttctctctcctggGGTTGCTGACACGGCAGACTGTACAGAGCTCCCATGGGCCGTGCTGGTGCTGCTCAAGGCCTCGCGCCGGTGGCTTTTGGCTTGGGGGATGTTGCCCGGGGTGTGACAACCAATCCAAGGCGTGGAGTCACCAAGTAGGGGAGCACTGCGAGCCGTCTTCTCATGTtctatatgtattatgtatgtatgtatgtatgtatattattgCTGCCAAGAGGGTCTGATGGCATGTCATGGGGGAGTGAGGGGGGGAACGAATCTAAGGGAGGGGAAgtgctttaatttttcttcagattttgttGCTAGCCCTTCAAGTGCACTGAGCTATGGGACTCTAAAGGTCTTTCACATGGCACATTTGGATATTTCCAGAATTACCATGAGATGGGCTCGGTGGGAATTCATGAAAGACAGTGAGGATTCAGAACGAGGGTCTTGCTCCAGCCATGGTGCTCCCAGCTTACCAGCCCGGAGCACATGGAGCTGGCCTGagagagggtgtggggaggggacacagcTGGCCCTGCCCGGCCACGCACCCCTTCCTCAGCCTGCCCGGGGGCCCAGCGAGGAGCAGCAGGCAGACTTTGTGGATGGCCCCTAGCCTCAGGCCGCCCCAAAGGTCTGTCTGTCACCTAAAGTGACTTATTTAGGTAGGAAGCACTGAAAATCAAGTGTTCTCAGAGCACTTTGTAACTCACTGGGTAAGAAGGACGAtacctttttggtttttaaataccaATCACGTGGAGCTTATCTGTCCTGGGTGCAACAAGGAAGTttctagaaacacacacaaagcacAGCAGATGAAGGATTTGGTAAAGCTGGACGGATGTATTGccaaaaacacaacaaatacctgaatttcaaaagaaatctcTAAGAAAAAGGACCCAGTCGCTGCATTGACCAAATCACACTTTACCGCCACCGCTTTGCCCCACTCACGGCGGCAGACCTTGAAGGGTTACTGACGCGTAAACGCTGGTGTTTGGTGTTTGATTTCCTGTGTGTGTTGCCTCAGCATTAAGGGCATTTTACCCTTGCAGTTTTACTAAAACACTCTGAAAAATATTCCAAGCTTCATAGTAACCTTACCTGTCAACGTAACGAGTTCATGAACATTATTGTATTGTCAAACTCCTACTGACAACATTACTACTAGAGGGGAGCTTaactttataaagaaatgtattttgacACTGATATCTTATTAAAGCGTTCTGATCCTACCACTGCTGGTGGCTCTTGTTCCGTGTGGATTTATCATGGGCTCCACCGGCGTGAAGCAAGCAGTCTGTTAAACGGTTTATAGACAACAAACACGGCACTGATCGCTGTGCGGCAACGGCGGCCGGCCAACAGGAAGAAGAGTAGTAACACCACTTAGGAACCGCTCAAGACCTGGCGCCATGTTGCATCGCCCATATTTCCACATGGTTTTCTGTCTGCCCCCAGGCCCTTTCTCatgccctggggtgggggagtcCCCAAGGACAGAAGTCACAGCCCTGCTTTCAGAAGACTACATGAAACGGTGTGACGGCTGTATGCGCAGTCAGGAAGGACCTCCGTTTGgaggtggcagggctggggggcggggtgtcTCTTCCCAGGTAGAATGTGAAGGTaggatgggaagggcagagaccgCCTCAGACAAAGGGCACGATGGGTTCCCGAgttcaaattttacttttctagatCATGACCGGTTTATGAATCAGCAGCTGTCTGCATGCAGGGGTGGAGAGGGACCGGCAGCACCCCTGCTTACAACCATCAGCCCTAGCATCAGCCATTCCAGCACATTCCTTTGAACTCTGTGGCCCCAGTGGGAACTGCTTGGCCTCTCTATGGCCTCTGTGAAATCGAAATCCATTCCTTCACTTCCGTGACCACCCAGGCGGGACCCAGGAGAAAAGAGCTTTTAAGCATCCCCCCTAcacacatagtttttttttttttttttaattagagaagtCATGATCTCTGCAAGAGCTTACCAGAAAGtagaggaaacaaaagcaatccTGACTCACTCCCCTGTGTGAGCTGGTGGACAGCAATGGAGGCCCATGGCCCACATTTCCCCAGACAGTCCCTGTCTCAAATACTGTGCTTCAGTGTCACCAGTGACACTTGTTCTTGAGTCAGAGCCCCCTGCATGGGttcagaaaacacaaaactaaTAGATGCAACAGCCCTCCATTGCTTTTGGACAGAATTGGCATGTCAGAGGCGGCCAGGAAAGATCAGCCTGGGCCTCAGAGGCCCCCCCCCACCAGCGCTGGGAGGGAAGATTAGcaaggtgggagtgggggggaggtCATTCCAAGAGTGGATGAGGAGGACAAAAGCATAAGGCCAGAATGGACAGCACCTGCAGGAGACCCTGGGGAGCAGACAGGATGCTGGGACTGGAGGAGAGGGCAGCCTGGCCACTCATAGCACAGGCCTGTAGTCACAGAGACCTGAGTTCACGTCCTGGCTCTGCTGTTTCTAGCTGTGTAACCCTGGAGAAGCCCCTTAATGCCCGAGagcctgtgtctgtctccctgtgAACTGGGCATGATAACAGCCCCTACTTCATAAGTGAAGCctggagatataaatttgggaatCAACAGCAGGTAAGGTATGTTTAACTCCACAAGACAAATAAATTACCCAGGAGATAAGAGCATAGACCAAGAGTACAGTTCTAAGGTAGAGCCCTTGGCCTTGTAAGTGCTGGTCAAAGTCAGCGGAGGAGCCAGCAAAGAGGCTAAGAAGCAGCCGCCATGAGTATGAAAAACCCAAGAATGTCACCTCCCAAAAGCCAATAGAAGTGGTGTTCCAGGAAGCAGGAAACCGTCAACTGGGCCACACTCTAGACTGAAAGACCAGGTAAGAGACCAAGTTGGCTCTGGGCACATCATGTTTGGCAACACGGAGATCATCACTGACCTTGTCAGAAGCAATCTGGGTAGAGAGCTAAGAAAAGCAGCTTGATGGGAATAGATTTTGAGGAATGagctgggtggggcaggggcggaCACACCTCTTTCAGGAAGTTTCCCTGGGTTGTTctgctttttaacatttaatgaacttttattttagaacaattttagatTTAGAGACAAGTTGCAAGAATATGATAGAGCATTCCTGCACCCAGTTCCCTCTATGGTACATACGTCACATATGTCACAACTAAGGAGCCAATATTGACACATTCTTATTATCTAAAATCTGTgctttatt is a window from the Suricata suricatta isolate VVHF042 chromosome 4, meerkat_22Aug2017_6uvM2_HiC, whole genome shotgun sequence genome containing:
- the EPAS1 gene encoding endothelial PAS domain-containing protein 1, which translates into the protein MTTDKEKKRSSSERRKEKSRDAARCRRSKETEVFYELAHELPLPHSVSSHLDKASIMRLAISFLRTHKLLSSVCSETEPEAEANQQMDNLYLKALEGFIAVVTQDGDMIFLSENISKFMGLTQVELTGHSIFDFTHPCDHEEIRENLSLKNGSGFGKKGKDMSTERDFFMRMKCTVTNRGRTVNLKSATWKVLHCTGQVKVYNSCPPHSSLCSFKEPLLSCLIIMCEPIQHPSHMDIPLDSKTFLSRHSMDMKFTYCDDRITELVGYHPEELLGRSAYEFYHALDSENMTKSHQNLCTKGQVVSGQYRMLAKHGGYVWLETQGTVIYNPRNLQPQCIMCVNYVLSEIEKNDVVFSMDQTESLFKPHLMTMSSIFDNSSEAAVSEQSNYLFTKLKEEPEELAQLAPTAGDAIISLDFGSQNFEKSSAYSSALLPPSQPWSRELRSHSTQSEAGSLPAFTVPQSAVSGSATPSATSSSSSCSTPSSPGDYYTSLNDDLKIEVIEKLFTIDTEAKDQGGTQTDFSELDLETLAPYIPMDGEDFQLSPICPEETLLQEKPQSTPQNCFSTMSSIFQPLARGASHGPLLLDKYQQQLGSKKIEPEHQPMSSIFFDGGSKVSLPPCCGQASTPLSSMGGRSSTQWPPDPPLHFGSTKWPVMEEHTEALGASPLGSPINSPHLAVFKKRSAKGFGPQGPDVMSPAMVALSNKLKLKRQRECEEQAFQDLSGFQGDPSGSSTSHQLWKRMKSFMGTMNCPLMPDKLLSASLPNDEFTQRPLRGGGQPLRHLAPLPSAMSPGENARSGFPPQCCAPPYQDYSLPSAPTVSGMASRLLGPSFEPYLLPELTRYDCEVNVPVLGSSTLLQGGDLLRALDQAT